TGGCCTTCCTGATGGTCAGCACGATCCGTTTCAACTCGTTCAAGGACCTGGAGCCGTTCCGGCGCCGCCCGTTCAACACGCTGGTGGTCTTCGTGCTCCTGGCCATCCTGCTGGCCATGGAACCGCAGGTGATGGTCTTTCTCCTCGCCGCGGGCTACATCGTATCCGGGCCGGTGGGGGAGATCGTCCGGATGGTACGGCGCAAGGAAAAGACGGAGGAAAGCGAGAAGGAAATCCATGGGAATGACGATCAGCGAGAAGATCCTCGCTAAGCACGCGGGCCGGCCTTCCGTTTCGCCGGGAGAGCTGGTCATGGCGAAGGTGGACCTGGCGCTCGGCAACGACGTGACCACCCCCATCGCGATCAAGGCGTTTCGCTCGGCCGGCGCGAAGGAGGTGTTCCGCAAGGACGGGATCGCCCTGGTGGCCGACCACTTCACGCCGAACAAGGACATCAGCAGCGCCGAGCAGGTCCGGGTCATGCGGGAGTTCGCCCGGGAGCAGGGCATCGTGCACTTCTACGACGTCGGGCGGATGGGGATCGAGCACGTCCTGCTTCCCGACGAGGGGCTCGTCGTCCCCGGGGACCTGGTGATCGGGGCGGACAGCCACACGTGCACGTACGGCGCCCTGTGCGCCTTCTCCACGGGAGTAGGGAGCACCGACCTGGCGGCCGCGATGATCTCCGGCGAGGTCTGGCTCAAGGTCCCCGAGACGCTGCGGATCGTCCTGAAGGGACGCCCCGGGAAGTGGGTCGACGGAAAGGACGCGATACTGCACATCATCGGGAGGATCGGGGTGGACGGCGCGCTCTACCGGTCGATGGAGTACGCGGGGGACGGGATCGCGCACCTGCCGATGGCGTGGCGGTTCACCATGACGAACATGGCGATCGAGGCGGGCGGCAAGAACGGGATCTTCCCGTTCGACGGGACCACGCGCGAGTACGCCGACGGCCACGCGAAGCGGAAATACGAAGTGACGGCGGCCGACCCGGACGCCCGGTACGCCGACGAGATCGAGGTGGACCTTTCGGCGCTCGAACCGGTCGTGGCGTTCCCGCACCTGCCGGAGAACACGAGGCCCGTGTCGCAGGCGGGGAACGTGCCGATCGACCAGGTCGTCGTGGGCTCCTGCACCAACGGCCGGATCGAGGACCTGCGCAGCGCGGCGGAGGTGATCCGGGGGCGGAAGGTCCACGACGGCGTGCGGATGCTGATCTTCCCGGCGACCCAGGAGATCTACCTGCAGGCGGTCCGGGAGGGGCTGGTGGAAGTGTTCGTTACGGCCGGCGCGGCCGTCTCGACCCCCACCTGCGGCCCCTGCCTCGGCGGGCACATGGGGATCCTGGCGAGGGGGGAGCGGGCGATCGCGACGACGAACCGCAACTTCGTCGGGCGGATGGGGCACCCCGAAAGCGAGGTCTATCTTTCGAACCCGGCGGTGGCCGCGGCGTCCGCGGTGCTCGGGCGCATCGCCTCCCCGGAAGAGGTCGTCGGGAAGGGAGGGAAGTGATGGAGCTGCGCGGCAAGGCGTGGAAGTACGGGGACGACGTCGACACCGACGCCATCATCCCCGCGCGGTACCTGAACACCTCCGACCCGGCGGCGCTGGCGAAGCATTGCATGGAGGATATCGACACCTCGTTCGCGTCGAAGGTGGCCAAGGGCGACTTCATCGTGGCGGGGAAGAACTTCGGGTGCGGCTCCTCGCGGGAGCACGCGCCCATCTCCATCCGGGCCGCGGGCGTCTCGGCGGTGATCGCGCGCTCCTTCGCCCGGATCTTCTACCGGAACTCCTTCAACATGGGGCTGCCGATCTTCGAGGCCCCGGACGCCGTGGACGAGATCGAAGCGGGCGACGCCCTCGTCGTCGACATGGACCGGGGGCTGCTGCGGAACGAGACGAAGGGCAGGGAATACCGGTTCACCCCGATCCCCCCGTTCATGCAGGAGCTGGTGTCCGCCGGCGGCCTGCTGAACTACATCGCGAAGCGGAAAGGGGGGTGAGGATGGGCACGAAAAAGATCTGCGTCTTCCCCGGCGACGGGATCGGCAAGGAGGTCATGCGGGAGGCGCTGGCCGTCCTGGCGACGGTCGAGGAGCTTTCCGGGAAGCACCGGTTCGAGACCGAGGAGGAGCTGCTGGGGGGCGCCTGCTATGACGTCCACAAGGTCCCCCTGACCGACCGGGGGCTGGAGCTGGCGGCGGGGGCCGACGCGATCCTCCTGGGGGCGGTGGGCGGCCCGAAGTGGGACGCCCTGCCGTTCGAGCTCCGTCCCGAGCGCGGGCTGCTGCGGCTGCGGAGGGAGCTGGACCTGTTCGCGAACCTGCGCCCCGCCAAGGTCTTCGCCCCCCTGCTCGACGCCTCGCCGCTGCGGCGGGAGGTCATCGAGGGGATCGACCTGGTCGTGGTCCGGGAGCTCACCGGCGGCCTCTATTTCGGGAAGCCGCGCGGCATCCAGGTGATCGACGGGGTGGAGACGGGGATCAACACGGAAGTGTACACGCGCCCGGAGATCGAGCGGGTCGTGCGCGCCGCCTTCGAGCTGGCGCGGAAGCGGACCCGGCGGCTGACCTCCGTCGACAAGTCCAACGTGCTCGAGTCGTCGGTGCTGTGGCGGAAGGTGGCGACAGAGGCGGGGGCGGAGTATCCGGACGTGACGCTCTCCCACATGCTGGTGGACAACTGCGCGATGCAGCTCGTCCGCAACCCCCGCCAGTTCGACGTGATGGTCATGTCGAACCTCTTCGGCGACATCCTGACCGACGAGGCGTCGATGATCACCGGGTCGATCGGCATGCTGCCGTCGGCGTCGCTGGGGGGGAAGGTCGGGCTGTACGAGCCGATCCACGGCACAGCGCCCGACATCGAGGGGAAGGGGATCGCCAATCCCCTCGCCATGATCCTCTCCGTCGCGATGATGCTAAGATATTCGTTCGACATGCTCGCGGAGGCCTCGTGGATCGAGGGCGCCGTGGAGCGGGTCCTTGTCGCCGGCTACCGGACGGCGGACATCCATCGCGAGGGATCGGGAAGGAAGGTCGGGACCGCCGAGATGGGCGAGCGCGTCCGGGAAGCGGTCCGGAAACTATCGCAGAAGGGGTGAGGCAATGAGCGGCAAGAGGTTCAACGTGGCCGTCGCCGGGGCGACCGGGGCGGTGGGGGAAGTCTTCCTGAGCATCCTGGAGGAGCGCAAGTTCCCCATCAGGAACATCCGCCTCCTGGCGTCGGAGCGCTCGGTGGGCAAGCGCCTGAAGTTCGCGGGGGAGGAGTTCCCGGTCGAGCTGCTGTCGAAGGACGCCTTCAAGGGGATCGATATCGCGCTGTTCTCCGCGGGGGCATCGCGCAGCAAGGAGTTCGCGGGGGCGGCCTGGGAGTCCGGCGCCGTCGTCGTCGACAACTCGTCCGCGTTCCGGATGGAGCCGGACGTCCCGCTGGTGGTCCCCGAGATCAACCCGCAGGCGATCGGGCAGTACAAGCAGCGCGGGATCGTGGCGAACCCCAACTGCACGACGATCATCTCGATCATGCCGCTCAAGCCGCTGCACGACTTCGGGAAGCTCGTGCGCGTCGTCGCGTCCTCGTACCAGGCGACATCGGGGGCCGGCGCCAAGGCGATGGCGGAGCTGGTCGCGCAGACGAAGGCGTTCGCCAACGGCCAGCCGATGGAGGTGGCGGCGTTCAAGCACCAGATCGCCTTCAACGTCATCCCGCACATCGACGCCTTCCTCGACAACGGCTACACCAAGGAAGAGATGAAGATGACCAACGAGGGGCGCAAGATCATGGGGATCCCCGACCTGCGCGTCACCTGCACCACGGTGCGGGTCCCGGTCCTCACCGCCCACTCGATCTCGATCAACGCGCAGTTCGAGAAGAAGATCTCCGTCGCCAAGGCAAAGGAGCTCATCGCGAAGTTCCCGGGCTGCCAGGTGATGGACGAGCCGGGAAACAACGTGTACCCCATGCCGCTCTACTGCGCCGGGAAGGACGACTGCTACGTCGGCCGGATCCGGGAGGACGAGAGCGCCGAGAACTGCCTGAACCTGTGGGTGTGCGGCGACCAGCTCCGCAAGGGGGCGGCGCTCAACGCCGTCCAGATCGCCGAGGTGCTGGCGCAGAAGTACCTGTAGCCGTCTGCCCGTGAGACGGGTGAAACTCACCGTCACGTACGACGGCACGGCGTACGCCGGGTGGCAGGTCCAACCGAACGGGACGACGATCCAGGCGGTGATGGAAGCGGCGCTCGCGCGGATCCTCCAGGAGCCGGTCCGGCTGCGGGCGGCGGGGCGGACGGACGCGGGGGTGCACGCGCGGGAGCAGGTCGCCGATTTCGCGGACTCCGGCCGGCGGGACATGGAAACGATCGTCCGGGGAGGGAACGCGCTGCTGCCCGGCGATATCCGGATTCTCTCCGCTCAAGAAGCGCCGCAGGATTTCGACGCTCGGAGACACGCGGCGGAAAAGGAGTACCAGTACTTCCTGCACCTTTCCCCCATAGCGTCTCCGTTCTTCTCCCGGTACGCGTGGCACCTTCCCGTCCCGCCGGACCTCGACGAGGCGGGGGAGGCGCTCTCCCGCCTGATCGGAGAGCACGATTTCAGCTCCTTCCGCGGCCAGGGCTGCAGCGCGAGGTCCCCGGTGCGGACGATCTTCCGGGCGGGGATCGCCCGCCACGACGCGCCGGGCCTGTATTCCATCGACATTGCCGGGAACGGCTTCCTCCGCCACATGGTGCGGAACATCGTCGGAACGGCGGTGGACGCGGGGAGGGGAAAGCACGACGCGCGCCGGATGGAGGAGATCCTGGAAGCGCGGGA
This region of Thermodesulfobacteriota bacterium genomic DNA includes:
- the leuB gene encoding 3-isopropylmalate dehydrogenase — protein: MGTKKICVFPGDGIGKEVMREALAVLATVEELSGKHRFETEEELLGGACYDVHKVPLTDRGLELAAGADAILLGAVGGPKWDALPFELRPERGLLRLRRELDLFANLRPAKVFAPLLDASPLRREVIEGIDLVVVRELTGGLYFGKPRGIQVIDGVETGINTEVYTRPEIERVVRAAFELARKRTRRLTSVDKSNVLESSVLWRKVATEAGAEYPDVTLSHMLVDNCAMQLVRNPRQFDVMVMSNLFGDILTDEASMITGSIGMLPSASLGGKVGLYEPIHGTAPDIEGKGIANPLAMILSVAMMLRYSFDMLAEASWIEGAVERVLVAGYRTADIHREGSGRKVGTAEMGERVREAVRKLSQKG
- a CDS encoding aspartate-semialdehyde dehydrogenase — protein: MSGKRFNVAVAGATGAVGEVFLSILEERKFPIRNIRLLASERSVGKRLKFAGEEFPVELLSKDAFKGIDIALFSAGASRSKEFAGAAWESGAVVVDNSSAFRMEPDVPLVVPEINPQAIGQYKQRGIVANPNCTTIISIMPLKPLHDFGKLVRVVASSYQATSGAGAKAMAELVAQTKAFANGQPMEVAAFKHQIAFNVIPHIDAFLDNGYTKEEMKMTNEGRKIMGIPDLRVTCTTVRVPVLTAHSISINAQFEKKISVAKAKELIAKFPGCQVMDEPGNNVYPMPLYCAGKDDCYVGRIREDESAENCLNLWVCGDQLRKGAALNAVQIAEVLAQKYL
- the truA gene encoding tRNA pseudouridine(38-40) synthase TruA, coding for MRRVKLTVTYDGTAYAGWQVQPNGTTIQAVMEAALARILQEPVRLRAAGRTDAGVHAREQVADFADSGRRDMETIVRGGNALLPGDIRILSAQEAPQDFDARRHAAEKEYQYFLHLSPIASPFFSRYAWHLPVPPDLDEAGEALSRLIGEHDFSSFRGQGCSARSPVRTIFRAGIARHDAPGLYSIDIAGNGFLRHMVRNIVGTAVDAGRGKHDARRMEEILEARDRGAAGITAPAHGLFLWRVRY
- the leuC gene encoding 3-isopropylmalate dehydratase large subunit; amino-acid sequence: MGMTISEKILAKHAGRPSVSPGELVMAKVDLALGNDVTTPIAIKAFRSAGAKEVFRKDGIALVADHFTPNKDISSAEQVRVMREFAREQGIVHFYDVGRMGIEHVLLPDEGLVVPGDLVIGADSHTCTYGALCAFSTGVGSTDLAAAMISGEVWLKVPETLRIVLKGRPGKWVDGKDAILHIIGRIGVDGALYRSMEYAGDGIAHLPMAWRFTMTNMAIEAGGKNGIFPFDGTTREYADGHAKRKYEVTAADPDARYADEIEVDLSALEPVVAFPHLPENTRPVSQAGNVPIDQVVVGSCTNGRIEDLRSAAEVIRGRKVHDGVRMLIFPATQEIYLQAVREGLVEVFVTAGAAVSTPTCGPCLGGHMGILARGERAIATTNRNFVGRMGHPESEVYLSNPAVAAASAVLGRIASPEEVVGKGGK
- the leuD gene encoding 3-isopropylmalate dehydratase small subunit, whose amino-acid sequence is MELRGKAWKYGDDVDTDAIIPARYLNTSDPAALAKHCMEDIDTSFASKVAKGDFIVAGKNFGCGSSREHAPISIRAAGVSAVIARSFARIFYRNSFNMGLPIFEAPDAVDEIEAGDALVVDMDRGLLRNETKGREYRFTPIPPFMQELVSAGGLLNYIAKRKGG